One region of Chlorobiota bacterium genomic DNA includes:
- a CDS encoding OmpA family protein, whose product MILSSRFLLVAVVLASVAFGGCPVMMNQVFTGEPAAATDATPPPGYSPIYVNRILPVPSSPSDLRKPAFSLTRVEANQPNKVRVYLHLLDSTGAYLTGGLAGKWKSVWCGFEDEFDGKIRPITKYTLREATEQDRDPHAVALVMDNSGSMGETRALAAQNGAEQFIRQKRAEDGIALVRYDHHTVVESPVATDQGELLGNLKKNGLEGFGGGTAIANGIAAGIEQVMAAQGFRRRAIVVFTDGQDNSSTMDKDSVVALAKRNNITICAVDFGEGVNGAYLQDIALRTGGSYYQIYRTAEFQNVFEDIYRRLRNYYIVEYDPQDYGVHTIRLKLCLGKDSLTAQAAFDNTPDIGTIALLHVNFDFDKAAIKSTSMPAIDNMYALMRTYPRLTIELRGHTDSRNSTGDPNYNVKLSQRRADAVKEALVKRGIAPERITAIGFGERQPIADNGTDEGRAQNRRTEFVILSR is encoded by the coding sequence ATGATCCTCTCTTCGCGATTTCTGCTGGTTGCCGTGGTGCTGGCTTCCGTGGCGTTTGGCGGTTGCCCGGTGATGATGAACCAAGTCTTCACCGGCGAACCCGCCGCAGCAACCGATGCAACACCGCCGCCAGGATATTCCCCCATCTACGTCAACCGCATCCTCCCCGTCCCTTCTTCCCCTTCCGATCTTCGCAAGCCTGCATTCAGCCTAACCCGTGTGGAGGCGAACCAGCCGAACAAGGTTCGCGTCTATCTCCACCTGCTGGACTCCACCGGGGCCTATCTGACGGGGGGATTGGCTGGGAAATGGAAATCGGTGTGGTGCGGGTTCGAGGATGAGTTCGACGGCAAGATCCGCCCAATCACCAAATACACCCTGCGCGAAGCCACCGAGCAGGACCGCGACCCCCACGCCGTCGCGCTGGTGATGGACAACAGCGGATCCATGGGGGAAACCCGCGCACTTGCCGCGCAGAATGGGGCCGAGCAGTTCATCCGGCAAAAACGGGCCGAGGACGGAATCGCATTGGTCCGCTACGACCACCACACGGTGGTGGAATCTCCGGTTGCCACCGACCAGGGTGAGCTGTTGGGGAATCTGAAAAAAAATGGGCTGGAAGGATTTGGCGGCGGAACAGCGATTGCCAACGGAATCGCCGCGGGGATTGAGCAGGTGATGGCCGCGCAAGGCTTCCGCCGCCGTGCCATTGTGGTCTTCACCGACGGCCAGGACAACAGCTCCACGATGGATAAAGACTCCGTGGTGGCGCTTGCCAAGCGGAACAACATCACCATCTGCGCGGTGGATTTTGGGGAAGGGGTGAACGGGGCGTACCTGCAAGACATCGCGCTGCGGACCGGGGGAAGCTACTACCAGATTTACCGCACCGCCGAGTTCCAGAACGTGTTCGAGGATATCTATCGCCGATTGCGGAACTACTACATCGTGGAGTACGACCCCCAAGATTACGGCGTTCACACCATCCGGCTGAAGCTCTGTTTGGGGAAGGATAGCCTTACCGCCCAAGCCGCTTTCGACAACACCCCCGACATCGGGACCATCGCCTTGCTGCACGTCAATTTTGACTTCGACAAAGCAGCCATTAAATCCACATCCATGCCGGCCATTGATAATATGTACGCGCTGATGCGAACCTATCCACGGCTAACGATTGAGCTGCGGGGCCACACCGACAGCCGCAACAGCACCGGCGACCCCAACTACAACGTGAAGCTGTCGCAACGCCGCGCCGATGCGGTGAAGGAGGCGTTGGTGAAGCGGGGAATCGCGCCGGAGCGAATCACCGCAATCGGGTTCGGCGAACGCCAGCCAATTGCCGACAACGGAACCGACGAAGGACGCGCCCAAAATCGCCGAACCGAGTTCGTGATCCTAAGCCGCTGA